One Malus domestica chromosome 11, GDT2T_hap1 genomic region harbors:
- the LOC103448321 gene encoding cytochrome P450 71D11-like, translated as MELQWPSFQVLFTFLLVVITVLKIAKRGETKDSAVNLPPGPWKLPFIGNIHQLVGSQPHHGLRKLAKKYGPLMHLQLGEVSTVVVSSAEYAKEVMKTHDVVFASRPHLLASRIMSYESTNIAFASCGDYWRQLRKICTLELLSTKRVQGFRPLREEEVGNLITWIGSNASSPINLTEKIYSSTYTFTSRAAFGKKSEDHEKFIDAVKESITVAAGFDLADVFPSAKLLNLIGGIRPTLERLKKVTDRIMENIINEHKKKRSTTKSGEGEAGEDLVDVLLKFHEHGNGLEFSLTTDNIKAVILDIFGAGSETSATTVDWAMSEMIKNPRILKMTQDEVREVYNRNGKVDEPSIGEMKYLSLVIKETLRLHPPAPLLLPRESSESCKINGYDIPVKTKVIVNGWAIGRDPNYWTEPESFYPERFLDSSIDYKGTNFEYIPFGAGRRICPGISYGLANVELPLALLLYHFDWKLPNGMSHEDLDMTELFGVTVRRKEDLRLIPIPYHPPSSKNCQ; from the exons ATGGAGCTTCAATGGCCTTCCTTCCAAGTCCTGTTTACCTTTCTTCTCGTTGTGATCACAGTACTGAAAATAGCGAAGAGAGGCGAAACCAAAGATTCGGCTGTAAATCTACCTCCAGGTCCATGGAAGCTTCCCTTTATAGGAAATATTCACCAGCTCGTTGGGTCTCAGCCTCATCATGGGCTACGAAAATTAGCCAAGAAATATGGACCCCTTATGCATCTACAGCTTGGGGAAGTTTCCACCGTTGTTGTTTCTTCGGCAGAGTATGCCAAAGAGGTGATGAAAACCCATGATGTTGTGTTTGCATCAAGGCCCCATCTCCTTGCTTCAAGGATCATGTCTTACGAATCCACAAACATTGCCTTTGCATCATGTGGTGATTACTGGAGACAACTACGAAAAATTTGCACATTAGAGCTTTTAAGCACTAAACGTGTGCAAGGCTTCCGGCCTCTTAGGGAAGAAGAGGTAGGGAATCTCATTACATGGATTGGTTCAAACGCAAGCTCACCGATCAACCTCACTGAGAAAATTTACTCATCTACATATACCTTCACGTCGCGAGCAGCCTTTGGCAAAAAAAGTGAAGATCACGAAAAGTTCATAGATGCTGTGAAGGAGTCCATAACGGTGGCAGCAGGCTTTGATCTTGCAGATGTTTTTCCTTCTGCCAAACTGCTTAATCTGATAGGTGGAATTAGGCCTACACTTGAGCGGCTGAAAAAAGTAACTGACAGGATAATGGAAAACATCATCAACgaacataaaaagaaaaggtCAACAACAAAAAGTGGAGAAGGTGAAGCAGGGGAAGACCTGGTCGACGTTCTCTTAAAATTTCACGAGCATGGAAATGGCCTTGAGTTTTCCTTAACTACTGACAACATCAAAGCAGTAATATTG GACATTTTCGGAGCTGGGAGTGAGACATCTGCTACAACCGTAGATTGGGCCATgtcagaaatgataaaaaatccAAGAATATTGAAAATGACACAGGATGAGGTGAGAGAAGTGTATAACAGAAATGGGAAGGTAGACGAACCAAGCATTGGTGAGATGAAATATTTAAGCTTGGTGATCAAAGAGACACTCAGGCTACACCCTCCTGCTCCACTCTTGCTTCCAAGAGAATCTAGTGAGAGTTGTAAGATTAATGGATATGATATACCTGTCAAAACCAAGGTGATTGTGAATGGATGGGCAATTGGAAGAGATCCCAATTACTGGACTGAACCAGAGAGCTTCTATCCAGAGAGGTTCCTTGATAGCTCCATTGACtacaagggaacaaactttgaGTATATCCCATTTGGCGCTGGAAGGAGGATATGCCCGGGAATTTCATATGGTCTGGCCAACGTTGAGCTCCCACTTGCCCTTTTGTTGTACCATTTTGATTGGAAACTCCCTAATGGGATGTCGCATGAAGACCTGGACATGACTGAGCTTTTCGGCGTTACAGTTCGAAGAAAAGAAGATCTGCGCTTGATCCCCATTCCTTATCATCCTCCATCTAGTAAGAACTGCCAGTAG